A window of the Anaerolineae bacterium genome harbors these coding sequences:
- the leuB gene encoding 3-isopropylmalate dehydrogenase, producing MQAKLAALPGDGIGPEIVRQGLKVLNRVAAVFGHDFEVQEAPIGGIAIDQFGTALPDETAELCQASDAVLLGAVGGPKWDDPRAAVRPEQGLLGLRKLLDLFANLRPVKVSPHLLHASPLRPEVVADVDLVVVRELTGGIYFGKRGRYRENGVERAYDTMDYAANEIERVVRFACDLAGRRRKLVSSVDKANVLEVSRLWREVAAGVFSEYPHLETEHVLVDACAMFLVRRPSTFDVLVMGNMFGDILTDEASMIAGSMGMLPSASLGGGKLGLYEPIHGSAPKYTGLDVANPLATVLSAAMLLRHSLGLEEEATAVELAVERVLAEGYRTRDIHSGSAEEVRVGTDAMGTLVAERIGG from the coding sequence ATGCAAGCCAAGCTCGCCGCACTACCGGGTGATGGGATCGGACCGGAGATCGTCAGGCAGGGCCTCAAGGTGCTGAACCGTGTGGCCGCAGTGTTTGGGCACGACTTCGAGGTCCAGGAGGCACCCATCGGTGGCATCGCCATCGACCAGTTTGGCACGGCTTTGCCGGATGAGACGGCGGAGCTGTGCCAGGCCAGCGATGCGGTGCTATTGGGGGCCGTGGGCGGCCCGAAGTGGGATGACCCGCGCGCAGCTGTCCGGCCCGAACAGGGGCTGCTGGGCTTGCGCAAGTTGCTGGATCTTTTCGCCAACCTGAGGCCGGTTAAGGTCAGCCCTCACCTGCTGCACGCATCTCCCCTGAGGCCGGAGGTGGTGGCCGACGTAGATCTGGTGGTGGTACGCGAATTGACGGGAGGCATCTACTTCGGCAAGCGCGGTCGCTATCGGGAGAATGGCGTGGAGCGGGCCTACGACACCATGGACTATGCCGCGAACGAGATCGAACGGGTAGTCCGGTTCGCCTGTGATCTAGCGGGGCGACGTCGCAAGCTGGTGTCGTCGGTAGACAAGGCCAACGTGTTGGAGGTTTCGCGTCTGTGGCGCGAGGTGGCGGCCGGGGTGTTTTCCGAGTATCCCCACCTGGAGACCGAGCACGTACTGGTGGACGCCTGCGCCATGTTCCTGGTGCGCCGCCCGAGCACCTTCGACGTCCTGGTGATGGGCAACATGTTTGGGGACATCCTGACGGATGAAGCCTCGATGATCGCGGGGTCCATGGGGATGCTGCCCTCCGCCTCCTTGGGAGGGGGCAAGCTAGGACTGTATGAACCGATACATGGATCAGCGCCCAAGTACACCGGCTTGGACGTAGCCAACCCCCTGGCCACCGTTCTCAGCGCCGCCATGCTCTTGCGCCACTCTCTCGGGCTGGAGGAAGAGGCGACCGCGGTGGAGCTGGCGGTGGAGCGGGTCCTGGCCGAGGGATACCGCACCCGGGACATTCACAGCGGGTCGGCGGAGGAAGTGCGCGTAGGGACGGATGCCATGGGTACCCTGGTGGCCGAGCGTATCGGCGGCTAA
- a CDS encoding 3-isopropylmalate dehydratase small subunit has product MKLQGRAWKYGANVDTDAIIPARYLNVSEPDQLAGHCMEDLDGRFAAAVRRGDMIVAGPNFGCGSSREHAPLAIKAAGVSAVIAESFARIFYRNAINIGLPILVSPEAVAGTEDGQRLQVDLESGRIENLDTGAVYQSQPYPEFMMEIIEAGGLVEKTRRDLGLAQTERSQE; this is encoded by the coding sequence ATGAAGCTGCAAGGAAGGGCGTGGAAGTACGGGGCAAACGTGGACACAGACGCCATCATACCGGCTCGCTACCTGAACGTCTCCGAACCGGATCAGCTAGCTGGCCACTGCATGGAGGACCTAGACGGCCGCTTCGCTGCAGCGGTTCGGAGAGGCGACATGATAGTGGCGGGGCCGAACTTCGGTTGCGGATCCTCGCGCGAGCATGCACCGCTGGCCATCAAGGCAGCGGGCGTGAGCGCGGTGATAGCGGAGAGCTTCGCCCGCATCTTCTACCGCAACGCCATCAACATTGGGCTTCCCATCCTGGTTTCGCCCGAGGCCGTTGCCGGTACGGAGGACGGGCAACGGCTGCAGGTGGACCTGGAGTCCGGCAGGATCGAGAACCTGGACACCGGCGCCGTGTACCAGTCGCAGCCGTACCCCGAGTTCATGATGGAGATCATCGAGGCGGGTGGCCTGGTGGAGAAGACCCGCCGCGACCTGGGCCTGGCCCAGACCGAGCGATCGCAGGAGTAG
- a CDS encoding aspartate-semialdehyde dehydrogenase, with protein sequence MRKYVVALVGIGLVGTEIVRVLKEREFPLSELRIMATRDREEDIDGETYEVTAASLDRFRGVDFAFFAGTEGARGASREWGWRAVEAGAIVIDNGDDFRMDSRVPLVVPEVNPDALRNHHGFVANPNCSTIQMVVALAPLHRVARIKRVVVSSYQAVSGTGKAAVDELMNQVATVLRGEPVEPSVYPHPIAFNCFPHISGLRDEYPGYYGEEIKMIKETRKILGEPDLAVTATCVRVPVFSGHSEAVNVQFELPISAEEAREVLARAPGVLVVDKPEEALYPTPRAASGRDEVMVGRIRQDPSAENALDLWVVADNIRKGAALNAVQIAEKMIEMGLR encoded by the coding sequence ATGAGGAAGTACGTCGTTGCACTGGTAGGGATCGGCCTGGTGGGCACTGAGATCGTTCGTGTCCTGAAAGAACGCGAGTTCCCTCTGTCCGAACTCCGGATCATGGCCACCCGGGATCGAGAGGAGGACATAGACGGAGAGACCTACGAGGTCACCGCTGCCAGCTTGGACCGTTTTCGGGGCGTTGACTTCGCCTTCTTTGCCGGAACAGAGGGAGCCAGAGGAGCCTCCCGCGAATGGGGCTGGAGAGCGGTTGAAGCGGGGGCCATTGTCATAGACAACGGTGACGACTTCCGGATGGACTCTCGGGTGCCGCTGGTGGTTCCCGAGGTCAATCCGGATGCCCTTCGGAACCACCATGGGTTCGTGGCCAACCCCAACTGCTCCACCATTCAGATGGTGGTGGCGTTGGCTCCGCTACACCGCGTGGCTCGCATCAAGCGCGTGGTGGTCAGCAGCTACCAGGCGGTATCGGGCACAGGGAAGGCTGCTGTGGACGAGTTGATGAATCAGGTCGCTACCGTGCTGCGTGGCGAACCGGTAGAGCCGTCTGTCTATCCCCACCCGATCGCGTTCAACTGCTTCCCGCACATCTCCGGCCTGAGGGACGAGTACCCAGGCTACTACGGCGAAGAGATCAAGATGATCAAAGAGACGCGGAAGATCCTCGGGGAGCCCGACCTGGCCGTGACCGCCACGTGTGTCCGGGTACCGGTCTTCAGTGGTCACAGCGAGGCCGTGAATGTGCAATTCGAGCTTCCCATTTCGGCGGAGGAAGCGAGAGAAGTGCTAGCGCGCGCTCCGGGCGTCCTGGTCGTGGACAAGCCGGAGGAGGCGCTCTATCCCACGCCGCGCGCCGCATCGGGCCGAGATGAGGTGATGGTCGGGCGCATCCGCCAGGACCCGAGTGCAGAGAACGCCTTGGACTTGTGGGTGGTGGCGGACAACATACGCAAGGGAGCGGCGCTGAACGCGGTGCAGATAGCGGAGAAGATGATCGAGATGGGGTTGAGGTAG
- the thrC gene encoding threonine synthase gives MAYRAWLECVRGCGRRYAIGEVVYRCEECGGLLDVEHDVEELKRRSPAAWMRLFYDRLRTNEWPYGSGVWGKKEWVAPWVENDNVVSMYEGHTNLFWAERLGKEIGVPDLWVKLCGNSHTGSFKDLGMTVLISSVKQMIADGVPIRAVACASTGDTSAALAAYGAAAGIPTIVILPKDKVSTGQLVQPMSNGAVVLSLDTDFDGCMAIVQRVAEDKTIYLANSMNPLRMEGQKTVGVEMVQQFDWEVPDFIIIPVGNLGNVSAIGKGLLLMRELGLISKLPRLVCAQSERANPLYLSYLTGFQQYRPVQAQRTLASAIQIGNPVSYERAVKVLRQFDGVVEQASEDELANAAARADRTGMYTCPHTGVALAVLFKMVERGDIGSSDRVIVVSTAHGLKFTDFKVGYHQRSLPGVQSRYANSPVELEASYDEVMRVLDRVVASGGGESR, from the coding sequence GTGGCCTATCGTGCCTGGTTGGAGTGCGTCAGGGGCTGTGGCCGAAGGTACGCCATCGGCGAGGTAGTCTACCGGTGCGAGGAATGTGGCGGGCTCCTCGACGTGGAGCACGATGTGGAGGAGCTCAAGAGGCGCTCGCCCGCGGCCTGGATGCGTCTCTTCTACGACCGGCTGCGGACCAACGAATGGCCGTACGGCAGTGGCGTGTGGGGCAAGAAGGAATGGGTGGCCCCCTGGGTGGAGAACGACAACGTCGTCTCCATGTACGAGGGCCATACCAACCTGTTCTGGGCCGAGCGGCTGGGCAAGGAGATCGGTGTCCCCGACCTATGGGTCAAGTTGTGCGGCAACAGCCACACCGGCTCGTTCAAGGACCTGGGCATGACGGTCCTGATCTCCTCGGTGAAGCAGATGATCGCCGATGGCGTGCCCATACGGGCCGTGGCCTGTGCTTCTACGGGGGACACCTCGGCTGCTCTGGCGGCGTACGGGGCGGCGGCGGGGATACCGACGATTGTCATCCTGCCGAAGGACAAGGTGTCCACCGGCCAACTGGTGCAGCCCATGTCCAATGGGGCGGTGGTTCTATCTCTGGACACCGATTTCGACGGGTGCATGGCCATCGTGCAGAGGGTAGCCGAAGACAAGACCATCTACCTGGCCAACTCCATGAACCCGCTGCGCATGGAAGGGCAGAAGACCGTGGGCGTGGAGATGGTGCAGCAATTCGATTGGGAGGTGCCCGACTTCATCATCATCCCCGTGGGGAACCTGGGCAACGTCAGCGCCATCGGCAAGGGGCTGCTGCTCATGAGGGAGCTGGGGCTCATCAGTAAGCTCCCTCGGCTGGTGTGCGCTCAGTCGGAACGGGCCAACCCTCTGTACCTGAGCTACCTGACCGGGTTCCAGCAGTACCGCCCGGTCCAGGCGCAGCGGACGCTGGCGAGCGCCATCCAGATCGGCAACCCGGTGAGTTACGAGCGGGCGGTCAAGGTCTTGCGCCAGTTCGACGGGGTGGTGGAGCAGGCCAGCGAGGACGAACTGGCCAACGCCGCTGCCCGGGCGGACCGGACGGGCATGTACACCTGCCCTCATACGGGCGTGGCGTTAGCAGTTCTGTTCAAGATGGTGGAGCGGGGGGACATCGGCAGTAGCGACAGGGTAATCGTGGTCAGCACCGCTCACGGCCTCAAGTTCACGGACTTCAAGGTGGGCTACCACCAACGGTCGCTGCCGGGCGTGCAGTCGCGCTACGCCAACTCCCCTGTCGAGCTGGAAGCGAGCTACGACGAGGTCATGAGAGTACTTGATCGAGTGGTAGCCTCTGGAGGTGGGGAATCTCGATGA
- a CDS encoding 2-isopropylmalate synthase, translating to MGTDSEKVVIFDTTLRDGEQSPGATMTIEEKLDVAKQLARLNVDIIEAGFPAASPGDLAAVRQVAVEVEGPVICGLARTLRGDIDRAWEAVRHAARPRIHTFIGTSDIHLEHKLRMTREQALRTAREMVAYARSLCEDVEFSPEDAGRSDPEYLYQVLEAVIEEGATTLNIPDTTGYCMPDEFAALIRGIRESVRGIDRCIISVHCHNDLGLATANSLMAVKAGARQVECTVNGIGERAGNAALEEIVMALRTRPTEFNCHTDVITEQIHITSQMVSRYTGFRVQPNKAIVGANAFAHESGIHQAGYLRNRMTYEIMTPESVGLGQSTLVLGKHSGRNAFKAHLRQMGYDLSDPQVDQVFARFKELSDKKKAVGDADIEALIEDELYHPEETYRLEQVQVTCGDHSIPTATVRLSGPSGTLQDADLGTGPVDAVYRAINRIVREENELIEFTVQSVTEGIDAVGRVTIRIQADVPGADGGKRQRVYSGRGADTDIIVASAKAYVSALNKLLAARRQGAGEADTPKSVSGCG from the coding sequence GAAGCTGGACGTTGCCAAACAGCTGGCGCGTCTGAATGTCGACATAATCGAGGCCGGGTTCCCGGCAGCCTCGCCCGGGGACCTGGCCGCAGTGCGGCAGGTCGCGGTGGAAGTGGAAGGCCCGGTGATCTGCGGCTTGGCGCGCACGCTCAGGGGCGACATAGACCGCGCCTGGGAGGCGGTCCGTCATGCCGCGCGGCCTCGGATCCACACTTTCATCGGGACCTCGGACATTCATCTGGAGCACAAGCTCCGGATGACTCGGGAGCAGGCGCTGAGGACGGCGCGCGAGATGGTAGCATACGCTCGTTCGCTGTGTGAGGATGTGGAGTTCTCTCCCGAGGACGCCGGGCGTTCCGACCCGGAGTACCTCTACCAGGTGCTGGAGGCGGTGATCGAGGAGGGAGCCACTACCCTCAACATCCCCGACACCACTGGGTACTGCATGCCTGACGAGTTTGCGGCCCTAATAAGGGGGATACGCGAGAGCGTCCGGGGGATAGACCGGTGCATCATATCGGTGCACTGCCATAACGACCTCGGGCTGGCGACTGCCAACTCGCTAATGGCGGTGAAAGCCGGGGCAAGGCAGGTCGAGTGCACGGTGAACGGCATTGGCGAACGGGCAGGGAACGCGGCCCTGGAAGAGATCGTGATGGCTCTGCGAACTCGCCCCACCGAGTTCAACTGCCACACCGATGTGATAACGGAACAGATTCACATAACCAGCCAAATGGTCTCCCGCTACACCGGATTCCGGGTGCAGCCCAACAAGGCGATCGTGGGAGCCAATGCCTTTGCCCACGAGTCCGGCATTCACCAGGCTGGCTACCTTCGCAACCGCATGACGTACGAGATCATGACGCCGGAGTCGGTAGGGTTGGGCCAGAGTACCCTGGTGCTAGGCAAGCACTCGGGGCGGAATGCCTTCAAGGCGCACCTGCGGCAGATGGGGTACGACCTCAGTGACCCTCAGGTGGACCAGGTATTCGCCCGCTTCAAGGAGCTTTCGGACAAGAAGAAGGCGGTGGGCGATGCGGACATCGAGGCCCTGATCGAGGATGAGCTCTATCACCCTGAGGAGACCTACAGGCTGGAGCAGGTGCAGGTTACCTGTGGTGACCACAGCATCCCCACCGCCACCGTGCGCCTGAGCGGGCCCTCGGGCACGCTGCAGGACGCCGACTTGGGCACCGGGCCGGTCGACGCCGTCTACCGCGCCATCAACCGCATCGTCCGAGAGGAGAACGAGCTGATCGAGTTCACGGTGCAGTCGGTGACCGAAGGCATTGATGCGGTAGGCCGGGTGACCATCCGCATACAGGCTGACGTGCCGGGAGCCGACGGAGGCAAGCGGCAGCGGGTGTACAGCGGCCGAGGCGCCGACACCGATATCATCGTCGCCAGTGCCAAGGCCTACGTCAGCGCGCTGAACAAGCTTCTGGCGGCCCGCAGGCAGGGCGCTGGGGAGGCCGACACGCCCAAGTCGGTTTCGGGTTGTGGATAG
- the leuC gene encoding 3-isopropylmalate dehydratase large subunit: MGMTISEKILAAHSGRDQVGAGEFVEAAVDMVLANDITAPIAIREFHRIGVRRVFDPAKISLVCDHFTPNKDISSAEQCKQVRQFAREQAVPNFYDVGQVGIEHALLPERGLVLPGQLVVGADSHTCTYGALGAFATGMGSTDIAVAMATGHIWMRVPESMLFVIDGRLQPWVGGKDLILHTIGDIGVDGALYRAMEFRGSAIEGLSMDGRLTMANMAIEAGGKAGMFAVDETTRRYLDGRANQPYRAYDSDADAAYVEVRHYNAADIPLTVARPHLPSNTAPAESLSGVSVDQVVIGSCTNGRMEDIRVAAELLRGRRVHPYVRCIIIPATQSIYLQAVREGLVEALIEAGAAVSTPTCGPCLGGHMGVLAEGERCVSTTNRNFVGRMGARTSEVYLAGPAVAAASAVLGRIGTPQEL; the protein is encoded by the coding sequence ATGGGCATGACGATCTCGGAGAAGATCCTGGCCGCCCACAGCGGTCGGGACCAGGTCGGCGCGGGCGAATTCGTTGAGGCGGCGGTAGACATGGTGCTGGCCAACGACATCACCGCGCCCATCGCCATTCGCGAGTTCCATCGCATAGGGGTGAGGCGGGTGTTCGATCCGGCGAAGATCTCGCTGGTGTGCGATCACTTCACTCCCAACAAGGACATCAGCTCGGCGGAGCAGTGCAAACAGGTGCGGCAGTTCGCCCGCGAGCAGGCCGTGCCGAACTTCTATGACGTGGGCCAAGTGGGCATCGAACACGCCTTGCTTCCCGAACGGGGGCTGGTGCTGCCCGGACAGCTCGTAGTAGGCGCCGATTCGCACACTTGTACCTACGGAGCCCTGGGCGCATTTGCCACTGGCATGGGCTCCACTGACATTGCGGTGGCCATGGCTACCGGCCACATATGGATGCGGGTCCCCGAGTCCATGCTCTTCGTGATAGACGGCCGACTGCAACCCTGGGTGGGAGGCAAAGATCTGATACTGCATACCATCGGGGACATCGGGGTGGATGGCGCGCTGTATCGGGCCATGGAGTTTCGGGGATCGGCCATCGAAGGGCTGAGTATGGATGGCCGCCTGACAATGGCCAACATGGCCATAGAGGCGGGCGGCAAGGCGGGGATGTTCGCCGTTGACGAGACTACACGCCGGTATCTGGACGGTCGGGCGAATCAGCCCTACCGAGCGTATGACAGCGATGCGGATGCCGCCTACGTTGAGGTCCGGCACTACAATGCGGCCGATATCCCGCTCACGGTGGCGAGGCCGCACCTTCCGAGCAACACTGCGCCTGCGGAGTCGCTGTCGGGCGTGAGTGTGGACCAGGTCGTGATCGGGTCATGCACCAACGGGCGTATGGAGGACATCCGGGTGGCAGCGGAACTGCTGCGAGGGCGCCGAGTGCATCCGTACGTGCGCTGCATCATCATCCCGGCCACTCAGAGCATCTACCTCCAGGCGGTACGCGAAGGTCTGGTAGAGGCTCTGATCGAGGCGGGGGCAGCCGTGAGCACCCCCACGTGCGGGCCCTGCCTGGGTGGGCACATGGGTGTCTTGGCGGAAGGTGAGCGCTGCGTGTCGACCACCAATCGGAACTTCGTGGGCAGGATGGGTGCACGCACCAGCGAGGTATACCTGGCCGGACCGGCTGTGGCGGCCGCCTCCGCGGTGCTGGGGCGCATCGGCACGCCACAGGAGCTATGA